A stretch of the Actinoalloteichus fjordicus genome encodes the following:
- the pdhA gene encoding pyruvate dehydrogenase (acetyl-transferring) E1 component subunit alpha: MAETTTRRGSATRAGAKARGSRSRGKDAQETAAPAEPFAGESPEVLRDYLRQMTLIRRFEERAAQGYTQAKIGGYCHLNLGEEATVVGLMTALRPTDYLFTNYREHGYALGKGIEPGRVMAELYGRTTGTSKGWGGSMHMFDAQARLLGGYGIVGGQLPLATGAALAIDYRGGDEVVMCQMGDGTTNIGAFHESLNIAALWNLPVVFVVINNYLGMGTTVEKSSAEPELHKRASAYRMHGERVDGNDVLAVREAASRLVERARETGAPALLEAVSHRLKGHSVVDPAKYRSEESVEAARAADPVVQFRAQLIAAGLLDEEGAEEIDRQAQAEADAAVAFADESPHPDPSTLFDYTYATPVAGEDRRLPADPLF; encoded by the coding sequence CGCAGGGGGTCGGCGACGCGCGCCGGTGCCAAGGCTCGCGGCAGCCGTTCCCGAGGCAAGGACGCGCAGGAGACCGCTGCGCCCGCCGAGCCGTTCGCGGGCGAGTCCCCCGAGGTGCTGCGCGACTATCTGCGTCAGATGACGCTGATCCGCCGGTTCGAGGAGCGGGCCGCACAGGGCTACACCCAGGCCAAGATCGGCGGCTACTGCCACCTCAACCTGGGCGAGGAGGCCACCGTCGTCGGACTCATGACGGCGCTGCGACCGACCGACTACCTCTTCACGAACTACCGCGAGCACGGCTATGCACTGGGCAAGGGCATCGAGCCCGGCCGCGTGATGGCGGAGCTGTACGGCCGCACGACGGGCACGTCCAAGGGCTGGGGCGGCTCGATGCACATGTTCGACGCCCAGGCTCGGCTGCTCGGCGGCTACGGCATCGTCGGCGGCCAGCTTCCCCTCGCCACCGGTGCAGCCCTGGCGATCGACTACCGGGGCGGCGACGAGGTCGTCATGTGCCAGATGGGCGACGGGACCACCAACATCGGCGCCTTCCACGAGTCGCTGAACATCGCGGCGCTGTGGAACCTGCCGGTGGTCTTCGTGGTGATCAACAACTACCTCGGCATGGGCACGACGGTGGAGAAGTCCTCGGCCGAGCCCGAACTGCACAAGCGTGCGTCGGCCTACCGGATGCACGGCGAGCGGGTGGACGGCAACGACGTCCTCGCGGTTCGCGAGGCGGCGAGCAGGCTGGTGGAGCGGGCCAGGGAGACCGGGGCGCCCGCGTTGCTGGAAGCGGTCAGCCACCGGCTCAAGGGCCACTCGGTGGTGGACCCGGCGAAGTACCGCAGCGAGGAGTCGGTCGAAGCGGCTCGGGCGGCCGACCCGGTGGTGCAGTTCCGGGCTCAACTGATCGCGGCGGGCCTGCTCGACGAGGAGGGCGCCGAGGAGATCGACCGGCAGGCCCAGGCCGAGGCGGACGCCGCGGTGGCCTTCGCCGACGAGAGCCCGCACCCCGACCCCTCGACGCTGTTCGACTACACCTACGCCACTCCGGTGGCGGGCGAGGACCGCCGCCTGCCCGCCGATCCGCTGTTCTGA